In Actinomycetota bacterium, one genomic interval encodes:
- a CDS encoding FAD-dependent oxidoreductase, whose amino-acid sequence MANPTILAVDDDPQVLRAVERDLRRRYARDYRILAAPSGQEALDLAEQLRLRDDEVALFLVDQRMPGMTGVEFLERAIEVFPDSKRTLLTAYADTEAAIKAINEVGLHHYIMKPWDPPEERLYPVLDDLLENWLESWRPPFEGLRIVADRWSKPAHELKAFLARNQVPYRFVDAAEDEGRELIALAEADTANLPLVLFAQGPPLTNPSPAEVADRVGLHVHAELPFYDLVIVGAGPSGLAAAVYGASEGLKTLLVEQEAPGGQAGQSARIENYLGFPAGLSGAELARRAVAQAQRFGAELLVPQQVVGANRKDPYRILQLSDGSHVNCHAVLITTGVQYRTLPAEGAAEVTGAGLYYGASRIEAVTHREQDVFVVGGGNSAGQAAMFLSQFARTVTILVRGDSLVETMSRYLIDQLESTDNIRIRYGVGVVEVGSEEERLSSLTLEHLESGKRETVDAGALFVFIGQAPRTEWIAHLVACDEHGFILSGPGFDPPPKGWSVERDPLPLETTVPGVFVAGDVRAGSVKRVASATGEGAMAVSFVHQHLAGL is encoded by the coding sequence GTGGCCAACCCCACGATCCTCGCCGTCGACGACGACCCTCAGGTGCTGCGGGCGGTCGAGCGCGACCTGCGCCGCCGCTACGCCCGGGACTACCGCATCCTGGCCGCCCCGTCGGGCCAGGAAGCCCTCGACCTCGCCGAGCAGTTGCGGCTGCGGGACGACGAGGTCGCGCTGTTCCTGGTGGACCAGCGCATGCCGGGCATGACCGGCGTGGAGTTCCTGGAGCGGGCCATCGAGGTCTTCCCCGACAGCAAGCGGACGTTGCTCACGGCCTATGCGGACACCGAGGCCGCCATCAAGGCGATCAACGAGGTCGGCCTCCACCACTACATCATGAAGCCGTGGGATCCCCCCGAGGAGCGGCTCTACCCGGTGCTCGACGACCTGCTCGAGAACTGGCTGGAGTCGTGGCGCCCACCGTTCGAGGGCCTGCGGATCGTCGCTGACCGTTGGTCGAAGCCGGCCCACGAGCTCAAGGCGTTCCTCGCCCGTAACCAGGTCCCCTACCGGTTCGTCGATGCGGCGGAGGACGAGGGCCGCGAACTGATCGCCCTGGCGGAAGCGGACACCGCCAACCTGCCGCTCGTCCTGTTCGCGCAAGGCCCGCCGCTCACCAACCCGTCGCCCGCGGAGGTCGCCGACCGCGTGGGGTTGCACGTCCACGCGGAGCTGCCCTTCTACGACCTGGTCATCGTCGGGGCGGGCCCGTCCGGGCTCGCCGCCGCGGTGTACGGCGCCTCGGAGGGCTTGAAGACGCTGCTCGTCGAGCAGGAGGCGCCCGGTGGTCAAGCGGGCCAGAGTGCGCGGATCGAGAACTACCTGGGTTTCCCTGCGGGGCTGTCAGGCGCGGAACTGGCACGGCGCGCCGTCGCCCAGGCACAGCGCTTCGGCGCCGAGCTGCTCGTCCCACAGCAAGTCGTCGGCGCCAACCGCAAGGACCCCTACCGCATCCTCCAGCTCAGCGACGGCTCGCACGTGAACTGCCACGCCGTCCTGATCACGACCGGTGTGCAGTACCGGACCTTGCCGGCCGAGGGCGCGGCCGAGGTGACCGGCGCGGGTCTGTACTACGGGGCTTCCCGGATCGAGGCCGTCACCCACCGCGAGCAGGACGTCTTCGTGGTGGGCGGCGGGAACTCCGCGGGACAGGCCGCGATGTTCCTGTCCCAGTTCGCGCGCACCGTCACCATCCTGGTTCGCGGCGACTCGCTGGTCGAGACCATGTCCCGCTACCTGATCGACCAGCTCGAGTCCACCGACAACATCCGGATCCGCTACGGGGTGGGAGTGGTCGAGGTCGGATCGGAGGAGGAGCGCCTGTCGTCACTGACGCTGGAGCACCTCGAGAGCGGCAAGCGAGAAACGGTCGACGCGGGCGCGCTGTTCGTGTTCATCGGCCAAGCGCCGAGGACGGAGTGGATCGCCCACCTCGTGGCCTGCGACGAGCATGGCTTCATCCTGTCCGGACCTGGGTTCGACCCACCCCCGAAGGGCTGGTCGGTTGAGCGCGACCCACTGCCACTGGAGACGACCGTTCCCGGGGTGTTCGTTGCGGGGGACGTCCGCGCCGGCTCCGTCAAGCGGGTGGCGTCTGCCACGGGCGAGGGTGCGATGGCGGTGAGCTTCGTCCACCAGCACCTGGCCGGGTTGTGA